From the Bacteroidia bacterium genome, one window contains:
- a CDS encoding MlaD family protein — MKDHSKNEVKVGLTVIAGLLILLLGFSVFKNWSVGKAQYEIRMHFPTSSGLQAGDQVSVNGVRAGAVSAVELQNGGVLVTALIDQSIEVYREATPVIQMLELMGGKKIEIRQGGSGSPADASFVIQGTVDPDIAGALGALGAVQGNIQNISVQADSLLRSINSVMGDKEFIASLKETVTNLHALSGELRSYATRNGANLDRLTGNLTTLTSRADTLLAELPPRLGRTLDNTDRLLGQGDTLLGDVRSLLTDIRDSRGLLHSVVFDTALVRRFDGMLIKLDSLSNIIINGEFTTNISLF, encoded by the coding sequence GTGAAAGATCACAGCAAAAACGAGGTGAAAGTAGGGCTCACCGTAATTGCGGGCCTGCTCATCCTGCTGCTTGGTTTTTCCGTATTCAAAAACTGGAGCGTGGGCAAGGCACAGTACGAGATTCGTATGCATTTCCCGACCTCCTCCGGATTGCAGGCGGGCGACCAGGTGTCCGTGAATGGCGTGCGCGCGGGCGCGGTATCGGCGGTGGAACTGCAGAACGGGGGTGTGCTTGTTACCGCTCTCATCGATCAGAGTATCGAAGTGTACCGCGAAGCGACTCCCGTCATCCAGATGCTGGAACTGATGGGAGGAAAGAAAATTGAAATCCGTCAGGGCGGAAGCGGATCGCCGGCTGACGCATCCTTCGTCATTCAGGGAACGGTGGACCCCGATATAGCCGGGGCTCTGGGTGCATTGGGTGCTGTACAAGGCAACATACAGAACATCAGTGTGCAGGCGGATTCCCTGCTTCGCTCCATCAACAGCGTGATGGGAGACAAGGAGTTCATCGCCTCGCTGAAGGAGACCGTGACGAATCTCCATGCACTCTCCGGAGAACTCCGCAGCTACGCGACGCGCAACGGCGCCAATCTCGACCGCCTGACCGGTAATCTGACCACGCTTACCTCCCGCGCGGATACGTTACTGGCCGAATTGCCGCCGCGCCTCGGTCGGACGCTGGACAACACGGATCGGCTTCTCGGTCAGGGCGATACTCTGCTCGGAGACGTGCGGTCCCTTCTGACAGACATTCGCGACAGCAGGGGCCTGCTGCACAGTGTCGTTTTTGACACGGCGCTGGTCCGTCGCTTCGACGGTATGCTCATAAAACTCGACAGTCTGAGCAACATCATCATCAACGGCGAGTTTACGACGAATATATCCTTGTTCTGA
- a CDS encoding rhodanese-like domain-containing protein, whose amino-acid sequence MSHLALFLRRYAVTVLVALPLLVFTNACSDDDDDPIIPSVDEAALLVAELEGANGDYMNTAAPAIVSAQEVYEDVNGAKKWYILDIRAAADYAKGHIAGAVNVPIANVLTHMAGVNMANYDKIAVICYTGQSAAWTTAILRMSGYTKAFSMKFGMSSWHSDFDNITSKLNSDKESQFVTTASPAKPAAGNLPTVNTGKATGAEILKDRIAAIHAEGYSKSAIDAATVFTNLSQYYIINYWSVTDYTGIGHIPGSLQYTPKADLKLASNLKTLPTDKTIVVYCYTGQTSANVAAILRVMGYDAKSLAFGTQGMIADKMKTAGKTVYQNAVDCKNFDYVK is encoded by the coding sequence ATGTCGCACCTCGCTCTTTTTCTCCGTCGCTACGCGGTGACCGTACTGGTCGCCCTGCCTCTCCTCGTATTCACCAATGCCTGCTCGGATGACGACGACGATCCCATCATTCCGTCCGTCGACGAAGCCGCCCTGCTGGTAGCCGAACTCGAAGGCGCAAACGGTGATTACATGAATACCGCCGCTCCGGCCATTGTCTCCGCTCAGGAAGTGTACGAAGACGTCAATGGTGCGAAGAAGTGGTACATCCTTGATATCCGCGCGGCCGCCGACTATGCAAAAGGTCACATTGCCGGGGCAGTCAACGTCCCGATCGCAAATGTGCTGACGCACATGGCCGGCGTCAACATGGCCAATTACGACAAGATCGCCGTGATCTGCTACACCGGCCAGAGCGCCGCGTGGACCACCGCCATCCTCCGCATGTCCGGCTACACCAAGGCCTTCTCGATGAAATTCGGCATGTCGTCGTGGCACAGCGATTTCGATAACATCACCTCCAAACTGAACAGCGACAAGGAAAGCCAGTTCGTCACGACGGCATCTCCGGCCAAGCCCGCCGCGGGTAATCTCCCCACAGTCAACACCGGGAAAGCCACCGGTGCCGAGATCCTCAAGGATCGTATCGCCGCTATTCACGCCGAGGGCTATTCCAAATCCGCCATCGATGCCGCAACAGTGTTCACGAACCTGAGCCAGTACTACATCATCAATTACTGGTCCGTCACTGATTACACTGGTATCGGTCACATCCCCGGTTCCCTTCAGTATACTCCGAAGGCCGACCTGAAGCTCGCGAGCAATCTGAAGACCCTGCCGACCGACAAGACCATCGTTGTGTATTGCTACACCGGCCAGACCAGCGCCAACGTCGCCGCCATCCTTCGCGTGATGGGTTACGACGCCAAGAGTCTCGCCTTCGGGACACAGGGCATGATCGCCGACAAAATGAAAACCGCCGGTAAAACAGTGTATCAGAACGCCGTCGACTGCAAGAACTTCGATTACGTGAAGTAA
- a CDS encoding CopG family transcriptional regulator yields the protein MISANRRVTIYIDTDLHKALQLKSVETSRSVSDLVSQAVRESLAEDAEDLALFETRAHEPSLSYEDMVKKLKRDGRI from the coding sequence ATGATTTCAGCGAACCGTCGTGTGACGATTTACATCGATACGGATCTGCACAAAGCGCTGCAATTGAAATCCGTTGAAACATCGAGATCCGTATCCGACCTCGTGAGTCAGGCAGTGCGTGAATCTCTTGCGGAGGATGCCGAGGATCTGGCCCTCTTCGAAACGCGTGCGCATGAGCCATCGCTCAGCTACGAAGACATGGTGAAAAAGCTGAAGCGCGATGGGAGAATTTAG
- a CDS encoding DUF2239 family protein: MYTETAERCIAFDGHRCIAKGNILTTAAAVKSYIDERPESSVLIFDAGDSRIVEIDFRGTREEVIDRLKTRLGQSGAPLPEYPEPPRRAGRPKLGVIPREVTLLPRHWGWLEAQPGGASVALRRLVDEARKDNAGRERMRLAQEAAYRFMNAVAGDLPGFQEALRALYAGNAGRFAEETAAWPRDVREHARALATTALDAATPPTAG; this comes from the coding sequence ATGTACACGGAAACTGCGGAACGATGCATTGCCTTTGATGGCCATCGCTGCATAGCGAAGGGAAATATTCTCACCACGGCGGCTGCCGTGAAATCCTATATTGATGAGCGGCCGGAATCGTCCGTCTTGATTTTTGACGCAGGGGATTCCCGCATCGTCGAAATTGACTTTCGGGGCACCCGGGAGGAAGTCATTGACCGGCTGAAGACTCGCCTGGGCCAAAGCGGCGCACCACTTCCGGAATACCCGGAACCACCACGCCGCGCCGGTCGCCCGAAACTCGGCGTCATTCCGCGCGAGGTCACCCTGCTGCCGCGGCATTGGGGCTGGCTCGAGGCACAGCCCGGTGGGGCCTCCGTGGCACTGCGGCGGCTTGTGGACGAAGCACGGAAAGACAATGCCGGACGCGAGCGCATGCGCTTGGCTCAGGAAGCCGCGTATCGCTTTATGAATGCGGTGGCGGGAGATCTCCCGGGCTTCCAGGAAGCACTGCGCGCCCTCTATGCCGGTAACGCCGGGCGCTTCGCAGAGGAAACCGCCGCCTGGCCGCGCGACGTGCGAGAGCATGCACGCGCGCTCGCCACGACGGCTCTCGACGCCGCGACTCCGCCGACAGCCGGATGA
- a CDS encoding ABC transporter permease has protein sequence MLRFILRRIVSAVPLLFGLLTFTFFIIRLAPGDPVALYVSADIDPHYADNLRQSLGLNDPLPVQYVKWLKGMLSGELGVSLSMHDEVVHILARTIPNTLLLTSLALVLNFLLGIALGIASALRRGRPLDHFINVNALFLYSIPEFWLGLMLILGISLNLNLLPASGMHAPLAFMLPFWERLLDLLEHMILPVFVLGVASAAATGRYMRSSLLEVIHQDYIRTARAKGLSEVLVIGKHALRNALIPIITLLGLSLPFLLGGAVIVESVFAWPGMGKLTIDAIFARDYPLIIACTLVSGVMVIVGNLLADILYAFVDPRIRYD, from the coding sequence GTGCTACGTTTCATTCTTCGTCGTATTGTGTCAGCAGTCCCGCTGCTATTCGGGCTGCTGACCTTTACGTTTTTTATCATCCGCCTCGCACCGGGCGATCCTGTCGCGCTCTATGTGAGTGCGGACATCGATCCGCACTACGCCGACAATCTTCGGCAGTCCCTGGGACTGAACGATCCCTTACCGGTGCAATATGTGAAGTGGCTCAAGGGTATGCTCAGTGGCGAGTTGGGTGTCTCCCTCAGCATGCACGATGAAGTTGTGCATATTCTTGCCCGCACCATCCCCAACACGCTTCTTCTGACCTCGCTCGCTCTCGTTCTGAATTTTCTTCTCGGTATCGCGCTGGGAATCGCATCGGCGCTGAGGCGAGGGCGTCCCCTCGATCACTTCATCAATGTCAATGCGTTGTTCCTGTACTCCATCCCGGAATTCTGGCTCGGCCTGATGCTCATTCTCGGCATATCGTTGAACCTGAATCTGTTGCCGGCATCCGGCATGCATGCGCCTCTGGCGTTCATGCTTCCGTTCTGGGAAAGGCTTCTGGATTTGCTTGAACACATGATCCTTCCGGTATTCGTTCTTGGCGTGGCAAGCGCCGCGGCCACGGGGAGGTACATGCGAAGCAGTTTACTTGAGGTCATTCATCAGGATTATATTCGGACAGCACGGGCGAAAGGCTTGAGCGAAGTGCTTGTCATCGGCAAACACGCGTTGCGTAATGCGCTCATTCCGATTATCACCTTGCTGGGACTGTCGCTCCCGTTTTTGCTCGGGGGAGCCGTCATTGTGGAATCGGTGTTTGCCTGGCCGGGCATGGGGAAGCTCACCATTGACGCAATCTTCGCGCGGGACTATCCGCTGATCATCGCATGCACGCTTGTTTCAGGCGTCATGGTCATTGTGGGCAATCTGCTCGCGGACATTCTCTACGCGTTCGTCGATCCGAGGATTCGCTATGACTGA
- the hprK gene encoding HPr(Ser) kinase/phosphatase, which yields MPSPNEPLKNLKTLQKQSITVSEFFELNRSRIKLTSANGLEHSERLIVEKNLHRPGLALAGFVGLFTYQRVQVFGNTEINYLKSLPDDERQASLHYLLEFEIPCIVVTNGSNLDPALLDLATEHGVPVFISQYETTRATYFMSDFLDDQFAPHAAIHGAFVDVYGVGVLLIGRSGIGKSEIALDLIERGHRLVADDVVMVTQKGEGILMGAGTDMVKHFMEIRGLGLIDIRAMFGIRAIRFQKRLEIVVHLEEWSDRLDYERTGLDTQEVGILNVNVPHVRLPIFPGKNVTVITEVIALNYLLKHYGYDAANEFSRMLKDHLEQKAKGVTERRAIDYFEHDFE from the coding sequence ATGCCGTCACCAAACGAACCCCTCAAAAACCTGAAGACTCTGCAGAAGCAGAGCATCACCGTCAGCGAATTTTTCGAACTCAATCGCAGCCGCATCAAACTCACATCGGCGAACGGTCTGGAACATTCCGAACGGCTCATTGTCGAGAAAAACCTCCATCGGCCGGGCCTCGCTCTGGCGGGCTTCGTGGGTCTGTTTACCTACCAGCGTGTCCAGGTGTTCGGGAACACCGAGATCAACTATCTCAAGTCCCTTCCCGACGACGAGCGGCAGGCGTCGTTGCACTATCTCCTTGAGTTCGAAATCCCCTGCATCGTTGTCACCAACGGCAGCAATCTTGACCCGGCACTGCTCGACCTGGCGACCGAGCACGGCGTCCCGGTCTTCATCTCCCAATATGAAACCACCCGCGCGACGTATTTCATGAGCGACTTTCTCGACGATCAGTTCGCTCCCCACGCAGCCATTCACGGCGCCTTCGTGGATGTCTACGGCGTCGGGGTGCTGCTCATCGGCAGATCCGGAATCGGAAAAAGCGAAATTGCGCTCGACCTTATCGAACGTGGACACCGGCTTGTTGCGGACGATGTCGTCATGGTGACGCAAAAGGGCGAGGGGATTCTTATGGGGGCTGGTACCGATATGGTCAAGCATTTCATGGAAATACGCGGGCTGGGACTGATCGATATCCGCGCCATGTTCGGTATCAGAGCCATTCGTTTTCAGAAACGCCTCGAAATCGTGGTGCACCTGGAAGAATGGAGCGACAGATTGGATTATGAGCGAACCGGGCTCGATACGCAGGAAGTGGGCATTCTCAACGTCAATGTACCACACGTGCGCCTTCCCATTTTCCCTGGCAAGAATGTGACCGTCATCACGGAAGTGATCGCACTCAACTATCTCCTCAAACACTACGGCTACGACGCCGCCAACGAGTTTTCGCGTATGCTGAAGGATCACCTCGAGCAGAAGGCCAAAGGAGTGACCGAACGCCGCGCGATCGATTATTTCGAGCACGATTTCGAGTGA
- the mazG gene encoding nucleoside triphosphate pyrophosphohydrolase: MQTYTFDDLLTVMKRLRAECPWDREQTNDSIKAHTIEEAYEVVEAIDHGNDEDLRGELGDLLLHVVFHAQIAADGGRFTIDDVLRAIIDKLVRRHPHIFGDVLVSGSADVMKNWEQIKMEEGRESVIDGVPATLPALLRAWRMQDKASKIGFDWEKPDDVMDKVREELEELHAATEKHDLDAMESEVGDVLFSIVNYCRFIGVNPENALRRTIQKFDRRFRHVERRLREEGRLPSDATLDEMDVYWDEAKRRE, translated from the coding sequence ATGCAAACATATACCTTCGACGATTTGCTGACAGTAATGAAACGCCTGCGGGCGGAATGCCCGTGGGACAGAGAGCAGACCAACGACTCCATCAAGGCGCACACCATCGAGGAGGCCTATGAAGTGGTGGAGGCCATTGACCATGGAAACGACGAAGATTTGCGCGGGGAGTTGGGCGATTTGCTGCTGCATGTCGTCTTTCACGCGCAAATCGCCGCCGACGGCGGGCGTTTTACCATAGACGATGTGCTGCGCGCCATTATTGACAAGCTCGTCCGGCGTCATCCGCACATTTTCGGTGATGTCCTCGTGAGCGGCTCCGCCGATGTGATGAAAAACTGGGAGCAGATCAAAATGGAGGAGGGCAGGGAATCGGTGATAGACGGTGTTCCCGCTACGCTTCCGGCGCTCTTGCGCGCCTGGCGCATGCAGGACAAGGCATCGAAAATCGGTTTCGACTGGGAAAAACCCGACGATGTCATGGACAAAGTACGGGAGGAATTGGAAGAACTCCACGCCGCCACGGAAAAACACGACCTCGACGCTATGGAAAGCGAAGTCGGTGACGTTCTCTTCTCCATAGTCAATTACTGCCGTTTCATCGGTGTCAATCCGGAGAACGCTCTCCGCCGCACCATTCAGAAATTCGACCGGCGCTTCCGCCATGTTGAGCGTCGGCTGCGGGAGGAAGGACGGCTTCCGTCCGATGCGACGCTCGACGAAATGGATGTGTATTGGGACGAAGCGAAACGTCGCGAGTGA
- a CDS encoding peptide-binding protein, which translates to MGSTAVVALSGDADNLNPVVSNSTMASDIGSGIYPMMFDVSFDLREGKLVFEPALVSSWESKNGGRDVVLNLRPGVKWQDGMPVTTADIKFSYELYGDPDVASPRRHYVESMIFTNGEFDVDKSIEIVDDVTMIFHFSKAYPLQLFHMNLSPIPKHIYQNADRKTLRTNPANSNPIGAGPFKLEEWVRQQQVTLVRNGRSTLPYPSKLDRVVFRVITEPTTRLTELKKGTVDMMWPVYPEDVQDIQKNNPNVKLVTLPPRMHDYIGWMNIDPDEYHNKKVVKPHPLFGDRRVRQALTYAIDRRSIIREKLQSYGEQAVTDFSPIFRWATNKGLVPYPYDPDKARQLLRSAGWTDSNGDGILDQGGKNFEFTLYYNVGNKRREYVATVVQENLKRVGIKVAIQGVENTVLFQNIDQKRYDAFVGGFNIGLAIDPSDRWGDVSSPFNTVGFQNTRVMELLKLGLHVVNERDAGPFWMEIQSILHQEQPVTFLYWIKDIVGVNRRLKGTNINTLGVTDNIWDWQIGDPNAAMTP; encoded by the coding sequence ATGGGCAGCACAGCCGTCGTGGCTCTCTCCGGCGATGCCGACAATCTTAACCCTGTTGTATCCAATTCCACCATGGCGTCCGATATCGGAAGCGGCATCTATCCCATGATGTTCGATGTCTCCTTCGACCTTCGTGAGGGGAAGCTGGTGTTTGAACCCGCGCTGGTTTCATCGTGGGAATCCAAAAACGGAGGTCGTGACGTCGTGCTCAATCTCCGCCCCGGCGTGAAATGGCAGGATGGCATGCCTGTGACCACCGCGGATATCAAATTCAGTTACGAACTGTACGGCGACCCCGACGTCGCCAGTCCCCGCAGACATTACGTCGAGAGCATGATATTTACGAATGGGGAATTCGATGTGGATAAAAGTATCGAGATCGTGGACGATGTGACGATGATTTTCCACTTCTCCAAGGCTTATCCGCTGCAGCTTTTCCACATGAATCTCTCGCCCATCCCGAAACATATTTATCAGAACGCGGACAGAAAAACCCTCCGCACCAATCCCGCCAATTCCAATCCGATAGGCGCCGGTCCGTTCAAACTCGAGGAATGGGTGCGGCAGCAACAGGTGACTCTGGTGAGAAACGGTCGTAGCACGCTTCCGTATCCCTCGAAGCTGGACAGGGTTGTGTTTCGGGTGATCACCGAACCGACGACGCGCCTGACCGAGCTGAAAAAGGGGACCGTTGATATGATGTGGCCGGTGTATCCAGAGGACGTCCAGGACATTCAGAAGAACAATCCGAATGTCAAACTGGTAACGCTTCCTCCCCGTATGCATGATTACATCGGATGGATGAACATTGACCCGGACGAATACCACAACAAGAAGGTTGTCAAGCCGCATCCGCTCTTCGGTGATCGTCGCGTGCGTCAGGCGCTCACCTACGCTATAGACCGTCGGAGCATTATTCGGGAAAAATTGCAATCCTATGGCGAACAGGCGGTCACGGACTTCTCCCCGATTTTTCGCTGGGCTACCAATAAAGGGCTCGTACCCTATCCGTACGATCCGGACAAGGCGCGGCAGCTCCTGCGTTCGGCAGGATGGACCGACAGCAACGGTGACGGTATTCTTGACCAAGGCGGTAAGAATTTCGAATTCACGCTCTATTACAATGTCGGCAACAAGCGTCGTGAGTACGTCGCCACGGTGGTTCAGGAGAATCTGAAACGCGTCGGTATCAAGGTCGCGATTCAGGGTGTGGAAAATACGGTGCTGTTCCAGAACATCGATCAGAAGCGCTACGACGCCTTCGTCGGAGGCTTCAACATCGGTCTCGCCATCGATCCTTCGGACCGCTGGGGCGATGTGTCCAGTCCTTTCAATACCGTGGGCTTTCAGAATACGCGCGTAATGGAATTGCTCAAACTGGGCTTGCACGTCGTCAACGAACGCGACGCGGGTCCCTTCTGGATGGAAATTCAGTCCATCCTGCATCAGGAACAGCCCGTGACCTTCCTGTACTGGATTAAAGATATCGTCGGTGTGAACCGTCGACTCAAAGGAACCAACATCAATACCCTGGGCGTGACGGACAATATCTGGGATTGGCAAATCGGTGATCCCAATGCAGCGATGACTCCGTGA
- a CDS encoding YIP1 family protein: MSLVDRAKNIIVTPKTEWEVIENETPDTGAIFTGYVLPMAILPAVASFIGYGFIGLGFMSGVTVGIAYALINLLTTLISVFVTAFVVNLLAGSFDSQKDMGRAMQLVAYGYTPAWVGGILNIIPVIGWLGALFGLYGIYLMYLGFPHTMKTPKDKVIIYMVVTFIILMVVYFVLMGILTTIIFSILGVTLFGL; the protein is encoded by the coding sequence ATGAGTCTTGTTGATCGTGCAAAAAACATCATCGTCACACCGAAAACCGAGTGGGAGGTAATCGAAAACGAAACGCCGGATACCGGTGCGATTTTCACCGGGTATGTGCTGCCGATGGCGATTCTGCCGGCTGTGGCCAGCTTCATTGGCTATGGTTTCATCGGTCTCGGTTTCATGAGCGGTGTCACCGTGGGTATCGCCTACGCGTTGATCAATCTGCTGACGACACTGATTTCCGTATTCGTCACCGCTTTCGTCGTCAACCTGCTCGCTGGGAGCTTCGACTCTCAGAAGGACATGGGTCGTGCAATGCAGTTAGTGGCCTACGGCTACACGCCGGCGTGGGTGGGCGGAATATTGAACATCATTCCCGTCATCGGCTGGTTGGGTGCGCTCTTCGGTTTGTACGGCATCTACCTCATGTATCTCGGCTTTCCGCACACTATGAAAACGCCGAAGGATAAGGTGATCATTTATATGGTCGTGACCTTCATCATTCTCATGGTCGTGTACTTTGTGCTGATGGGGATACTTACCACCATTATCTTCAGCATTCTGGGCGTAACGCTGTTCGGTCTGTAA
- a CDS encoding ABC transporter permease, whose product MTERRGFGKLLHILGQHVPGITQIRRGRRLTGWLLLSYLALFPVIIIGRFGYFIDSLISLALTAFLLVFDSIDSSLLLREDTIEHWIAAVFLLVMPVLLWYLHRRYLRRSETTDSDTEVSQWTIARREFAKNRLAIAALLLVGMMYTVAFLCPFIAPFDPNVFQDGVVTQFRPPFSVVPVLYLAEDRDPEPHWTMAGIQTNYPEITSTVLSINRELEDHGLKRERAVEAFRVEESNVMATEGDDLLVIPIASLISPHESEFAGTRTYVLGTDSYGRDLLSRIIYGSRISLSLGFLAVLISVTFGTLIGLLAGYFGRWTETVLMRTVDILLAFPTLFLILMIIAAFESVAVPRSLLIVVILGLTSWMGIARLVRGEVLSLKEREFVLAGKALGLGHVRIMIRHILPNTLSPIIVNATLRIGGIILVEAALSYLNVGVQPPTASWGNIIFEGKDFMSHSWWISTIPGFAIVIVVVCFNLIGDGLRDAFDPMLANERQG is encoded by the coding sequence ATGACTGAACGACGCGGCTTCGGAAAGTTGTTGCACATTCTCGGACAGCACGTCCCCGGGATCACGCAAATCCGCAGAGGACGGCGCCTTACCGGCTGGCTGTTGCTGTCCTACCTGGCACTTTTCCCGGTTATCATCATCGGCCGCTTCGGGTACTTCATCGACAGTCTGATCTCTCTTGCCCTCACTGCGTTTCTCCTGGTCTTCGACAGCATAGATTCGTCCCTGCTGCTGCGCGAGGATACGATCGAGCATTGGATCGCCGCGGTATTCCTGCTTGTCATGCCTGTGCTGCTCTGGTATCTCCACAGGCGCTATCTCCGGCGGAGCGAAACCACGGACAGCGATACCGAGGTCAGTCAGTGGACCATCGCGCGAAGAGAATTCGCGAAAAACAGACTGGCAATCGCCGCATTGCTTCTCGTGGGAATGATGTACACCGTGGCTTTCCTGTGTCCGTTTATCGCTCCGTTTGATCCGAATGTTTTTCAGGATGGCGTCGTGACGCAATTCCGTCCGCCGTTTTCCGTGGTACCGGTCCTGTATCTGGCCGAGGACAGAGATCCCGAGCCGCATTGGACGATGGCGGGGATACAGACGAATTACCCGGAAATCACGTCTACGGTATTGAGTATCAACAGGGAACTTGAGGACCATGGTCTCAAGCGCGAGCGTGCTGTGGAGGCGTTTCGCGTCGAGGAATCCAACGTCATGGCAACCGAGGGGGATGATCTTCTCGTCATTCCCATCGCATCGCTCATCAGTCCGCATGAAAGCGAGTTTGCCGGTACGCGTACATACGTTCTCGGAACGGACAGTTACGGCCGTGATCTGTTGAGCCGCATCATTTACGGATCGCGTATTTCTCTGTCGTTGGGCTTTCTCGCTGTACTCATATCCGTGACCTTCGGTACGCTGATTGGTCTCCTCGCCGGATACTTCGGTCGCTGGACCGAAACGGTGCTCATGCGCACAGTGGACATATTACTCGCCTTTCCGACATTGTTTCTCATTCTGATGATCATCGCCGCGTTCGAGAGCGTGGCGGTGCCGCGAAGTTTACTCATCGTCGTAATACTCGGACTTACCTCATGGATGGGTATAGCGCGTCTCGTACGCGGTGAAGTACTTTCCCTGAAGGAGCGTGAGTTCGTACTGGCGGGGAAGGCACTCGGTCTGGGCCATGTGCGCATCATGATTCGGCACATTCTTCCCAACACACTGTCGCCGATCATCGTAAACGCCACTCTGCGCATCGGTGGCATCATCCTCGTCGAGGCCGCACTCAGCTATCTCAATGTCGGTGTGCAGCCGCCGACAGCGAGTTGGGGGAACATCATTTTCGAGGGTAAGGACTTCATGTCGCACTCCTGGTGGATCAGCACCATCCCCGGATTCGCGATCGTGATCGTCGTTGTGTGCTTCAATCTCATCGGGGACGGCCTCCGCGATGCCTTCGATCCCATGCTCGCGAACGAGAGGCAGGGGTGA